In Archangium violaceum, the following are encoded in one genomic region:
- a CDS encoding class I SAM-dependent methyltransferase, with product MHAPDSYHSRTAFWAAQSWHAGYLRRCYRWALARVLAEPKAPLHAPGARVLLCGTGSARTTRTFLDTLAEHGLRPEVHVVDIAEEALARSREVVREGERVRLLQADARQLPLPDASFALVETDFFLQLIPPRDRAAVVGGWARVLTPGGAVTTRDWVHEDERPTALEGGMNTLRLALLRRSLGVPVHALARTEVETLFSKAGLRVELHPLHLPGTPVRLPLLNALLGWR from the coding sequence ATGCACGCTCCTGACAGCTATCACTCGCGCACGGCCTTCTGGGCCGCGCAGTCGTGGCACGCGGGTTACCTGCGGCGCTGCTACCGCTGGGCCCTGGCCCGGGTGCTCGCCGAGCCGAAGGCCCCGCTGCATGCTCCCGGTGCGAGGGTGCTGCTATGCGGCACCGGCTCGGCGAGGACGACGCGCACCTTCCTGGACACACTGGCGGAGCACGGACTGAGACCCGAGGTGCACGTGGTGGACATCGCCGAGGAGGCACTGGCGCGCTCGCGCGAGGTGGTCCGAGAAGGCGAGCGCGTGCGCCTCCTCCAGGCGGACGCACGCCAGCTGCCCCTGCCCGACGCCTCCTTCGCACTGGTGGAGACGGATTTCTTCCTGCAACTCATTCCACCTCGGGACCGGGCCGCGGTGGTGGGCGGCTGGGCGCGAGTGCTCACCCCTGGCGGTGCCGTGACGACGCGGGACTGGGTCCACGAGGACGAGAGGCCCACCGCGCTGGAGGGCGGCATGAACACGCTGCGACTGGCGCTGCTGCGGCGCTCACTCGGAGTGCCCGTGCATGCGCTGGCGCGCACGGAAGTGGAGACGCTCTTCTCGAAGGCGGGGCTGCGAGTGGAGTTGCACCCCCTGCACCTGCCCGGCACTCCGGTGCGCCTGCCGCTGCTCAACGCCCTCCT